In Stomoxys calcitrans chromosome 2, idStoCalc2.1, whole genome shotgun sequence, the following proteins share a genomic window:
- the LOC106080518 gene encoding transcription initiation factor IIA subunit 2 → MSYQLYRNTTLGNTLQESLDELIQYGQITPGLAFKVLLQFDKCINNALSQRVKARVTFKANKLNTYRFCDNVWTLMLNEVEFREVHEFAKVDKVKIVACDGKSGEFN, encoded by the exons ATGTCCTATCAATTATATCGCAATACAACCTTGGGAAATACGCTGCAGGAAAGCCTTGATGAATTAATTCAG TATGGACAAATAACTCCTGGATTGGCTTTTAAGGTCCTGTTGCAGTTTGACAAATGTATTAACAATGCTCTGAGCCAACGTGTCAAGGCTAGAGTCACATTTAAGGCTAATAAACTCAATACCTATCGCTTTTGCGACAATGTATGGACACTTATGTTAAATGAAGTGGAATTCCGTGAAGTTCATGAGTTTGCCAAAGTAGATAAAGTGAAAATTGTTGCCTGTGATGGCAAAAGTGGCGAATTCAACTAG